A genomic segment from Xiphophorus maculatus strain JP 163 A chromosome 6, X_maculatus-5.0-male, whole genome shotgun sequence encodes:
- the LOC111608939 gene encoding uncharacterized protein LOC111608939 isoform X2, producing the protein MQLYEHFRKCIRLPETVREMALIVAFLFNLLVVYTLQMQGSSAVTDVFVKTGDDLILNLTAEIPSNSQFWLWQFKDDALVQFPRGSQPNIVNNRFGKVEVIEKNYSVKLKDVQKSHSGIYTAKVVSPKEQILTQYNVAVQDPVSAVDLNFTCSSSSSSYNLTATCRTDNISITLRCDYLFCNKEEAERNLVTKSGSSLHIYKLKESVVCNHSNQVSKVESKENIENRCPPPRKPRKYYWYIILILLVLLTCLIYIGYRKCKKGDKGNFDNTIYALPVVNDQTETLNKTDEDEACSPTTTYSVVGISTSKAATKTRDNDQPQSVYSLIKAV; encoded by the exons ATGCAGCTTTATGAACATTTCAGGAAGTGCATAAGACTTCCTGAAACGGTTCGAGAAATGGCTTTGATTGTCGCATTTCTATTTAACCTGCTGGTAGTCTACACACTTCAAATGCAAg gttCCTCTGCAGTGActgatgtatttgtgaaaactGGAGATGATTTAATTCTTAATCTCACAGCTGAAATTCCATCAAATTCTCAGTTTTGGTTATGGCAATTTAAAGATGATGCACTGGTACAATTTCCACGTGGTTCCCAACCAAATATTGTTAACAATCGCTTTGGAAAAGTTGAagttatagaaaaaaattacagtgTGAAATTAAAGGATGTACAGAAGTCACACAGTGGTATTTATACTGCAAAGGTAGTATCACCTAAAGAGCAAATACTGACTCAATACAACGTTGCAGTTCAAG ATCCAGTGTCTGCAGTTGATCTCAACTTTACCTGCTcatccagctcctcctcctatAACCTGACAGCGACCTGCAGGACAGACAACATCAGCATCACTCTGAGATGTGATTATTTATTCTGCAACaaggaagaagcagagagaaattTGGTCACCAAATCTGGCTCTTCTCTTCATATCTACAAGTTGAAAGAGTCGGTTGTCtgtaaccatagcaaccaggTCAGCAAGGTTGAatccaaagaaaacattgagAATCGCTGCCCTCCACCTAGAA AACCCAGAAAATATTACTGGTATATTATATTGATCCTGTTGGTTCTTCTAACCTGTTTAATTTATATTGGATATCGTAAATGCAAGAAAG GTGACAAAGGCAACTTTGACAACACAATATATGCTCTTCCTGTG gtaAATGAtcaaactgaaacactgaataaaacagaTGAAGATGAAGCTTGTTCCCCAACCACCACCTACAGCGTAGTGGGAATTTCTACAAGTAAGGCAGCCACCAAGACTAGAGACAATGACCAACCACAGAGTGTGTATTCACTGATAAAGGCTGTGTGA
- the LOC111608939 gene encoding SLAM family member 6-like isoform X4: MLQLTQTMAVVVLLFLISLLDSVEGAENRFVRSGSNLLLEAKTTDLGKNEEFIWKFNNTINLVKFRHGVDPFIKYVQRTVFSKENYSLELRNMQHSDTGNYKEIISGGEDKTVAEYTVIVQDPVSPVKLTVTPSDPGCYNFTVTCKTVDSQISGSYQCDNISCHLLPHTHLKVSSLKVYVEQSSIICNHSNQVSWEKDVKNVSSLCENQLVPNTAAIVGISVGALVLVVVSIMCSVLIIMCKRKRSTNTVYEVPQETPQNNQYANPAEITESPSPTSMYAQSFPNPPVISTSTNLQPEAIYAQVDRAAKSNSKPAAAKR, encoded by the exons ATGCTACAGTTGACACAAACCATGGCAGTGGTAGTTCTACTTTTTCTCATCTCCTTGCTGGATTCGGTTGAAg GTGCTGAAAATCGGTTTGTGAGGTCTGGATCGAACCTTCTACTGGAAGCAAAGACAACTGACttaggaaaaaatgaagagtttaTTTGGAAGTTTAACAACACTATCAATCTTGTAAAATTCAGACATGGCGTGGATCCTTTCATCAAATATGTACAAAGAACagttttttctaaagaaaactaCTCTTTGGAATTAAGAAATATGCAACACAGTGACACTGGAAACTATAAGGAAATAATAAGTGGAGGCGAAGACAAAACTGTAGCTGAATACACAGTCATTGTCCAAG atcCAGTGTCTCCAGTGAAACTAACAGTGACCCCCAGTGACCCCGGCTGCTATAACTTCACTGTGACGTGCAAAACAGTGGATTCTCAAATTAGTGGAAGTTATCAATGCGACAACATATCCTGCCATTTACTGCCTCATACACACCTGAAGGTCTCATCTCTGAAGGTCTATGTAGAGCAAAGCTCCATCATCTGTAACCATAGCAACCAAGTGAGCTGGGAAAAGGATGTAAAGAATGTTTCATCTCTCTGTGAAAATCAACTAG TCCCCAATACAGCCGCCATAGTTGGGATATCAGTTGGAGCATTAGTGCTGGTAGTGGTATCTATTATGTGCTCTGTGCTCATAATAATGT GTAAAAGAAAGAGGAGCACAAATACAGTGTATGAAGTTCCTCAG GAAACTCCACAGAATAACCAATATGCAAATCCTGCTGAAATTACTGAATCTCCTTCTCCAACATCAATGTATGCCCAATCGTTTCCCAATCCTCCTGTCATCAGTACCTCCACAAACCTGCAGCCTGAAGCAATTTATGCTCAAGTTGACAGAGCTGCCAAGTCCAACTCAAAACCTGCTGCAGccaaaagatga
- the LOC111608939 gene encoding uncharacterized protein LOC111608939 isoform X3 yields MALIVSFLFHLCLFYTLQIQGSSAVTDVFVKTGDDLILNLTEAEIPPNSRFCLWQFKDDTLVEFSFGSQPNIVNNRSGKVEVIEKSYSVKLKDVQKSHSGIYTAKVVSPKEQILIQYNVAVQDPVSPVDLRFTCSFSSSSFDNLTATCRTDDSSISITLRCENQTCNQEEAERRSVTKSGSSLHVYQLKELIVCSHSNQVSRNESIKEIETHCTNNEPRKHHWYITLILLVLILPIIYILCRSHKKSDTGNLDNTIYDLPVVNDQTETLNKTDEDESCSPATTYSAVGISTSKAAIKTRDDDQPQSVYSLIKAV; encoded by the exons ATGGCGTTGATCGTCTCATTTCTGTTTCATCTGTGTCTATTCTACACACTTCAAATACAAG gttCCTCTGCAGTGActgatgtatttgtgaaaactGGAGATGATTTAATTCTTAATCTCACAGAAGCTGAAATTCCACCAAATTCTCGCTTTTGTTTATGGCAATTTAAAGATGATACACTGGTAGAGTTTTCATTTGGTTCCCAACCAAATATTGTTAACAATCGCTCTGGAAAAGTTGAAGTTATAGAAAAAAGTTACAGTGTGAAATTAAAGGATGTACAGAAGTCACACAGTGGTATTTATACTGCAAAGGTAGTATCACCTAAAGAGCAAATACTGATTCAATACAACGTTGCAGTTCAAG ATCCAGTGTCTCCAGTTGATCTCAGATTTACCTGCTcattcagctcctcctcctttGATAACCTGACAGCGACCTGCAGGACAGACGACTCTTCCATCAGCATCACTCTAAGATGTGAGAATCAAACGTGCAACcaggaagaagcagagagaagaTCGGTCACCAAATCTGGCTCTTCTCTTCATGTCTATCAGTTGAAAGAATTAATTGTCTGTAGCCATAGCAACCAGGTCAGCAGGAATGAGTCCATCAAAGAGATTGAGACTCACTGTACAAATAATG aaCCCAGAAAACATCACTGGTATATTACATTGATCCTGTTGGTTCTTATACTCCCTATAATTTATATTCTATGTCGAAGTCACAAGAAAA GTGACACAGGCAACTTGGACAACACAATATATGATCTTCCTGTG gtaAATGAtcaaactgaaacactgaataaaacagaTGAAGATGAATCTTGTTCCCCAGCCACCACCTACAGCGCAGTGGGAATTTCTACAAGTAAAGCAGCCATCAAGACTAGAGACGATGACCAACCACAGAGTGTGTATTCACTGATAAAGGCTGTGTGA
- the LOC111608939 gene encoding uncharacterized protein LOC111608939 isoform X1, with product MQLYEHFRKCIRLPETVREMALIVAFLFNLLVVYTLQMQGSSAVTDVFVKTGDDLILNLTAEIPSNSQFWLWQFKDDALVQFPRGSQPNIVNNRFGKVEVIEKNYSVKLKDVQKSHSGIYTAKVVSPKEQILTQYNVAVQDPVSAVDLNFTCSSSSSSYNLTATCRTDNISITLRCDYLFCNKEEAERNLVTKSGSSLHIYKLKESVVCNHSNQVSKVESKENIENRCPPPRKPRKYYWYIILILLVLLTCLIYIGYRKCKKAGDKGNFDNTIYALPVVNDQTETLNKTDEDEACSPTTTYSVVGISTSKAATKTRDNDQPQSVYSLIKAV from the exons ATGCAGCTTTATGAACATTTCAGGAAGTGCATAAGACTTCCTGAAACGGTTCGAGAAATGGCTTTGATTGTCGCATTTCTATTTAACCTGCTGGTAGTCTACACACTTCAAATGCAAg gttCCTCTGCAGTGActgatgtatttgtgaaaactGGAGATGATTTAATTCTTAATCTCACAGCTGAAATTCCATCAAATTCTCAGTTTTGGTTATGGCAATTTAAAGATGATGCACTGGTACAATTTCCACGTGGTTCCCAACCAAATATTGTTAACAATCGCTTTGGAAAAGTTGAagttatagaaaaaaattacagtgTGAAATTAAAGGATGTACAGAAGTCACACAGTGGTATTTATACTGCAAAGGTAGTATCACCTAAAGAGCAAATACTGACTCAATACAACGTTGCAGTTCAAG ATCCAGTGTCTGCAGTTGATCTCAACTTTACCTGCTcatccagctcctcctcctatAACCTGACAGCGACCTGCAGGACAGACAACATCAGCATCACTCTGAGATGTGATTATTTATTCTGCAACaaggaagaagcagagagaaattTGGTCACCAAATCTGGCTCTTCTCTTCATATCTACAAGTTGAAAGAGTCGGTTGTCtgtaaccatagcaaccaggTCAGCAAGGTTGAatccaaagaaaacattgagAATCGCTGCCCTCCACCTAGAA AACCCAGAAAATATTACTGGTATATTATATTGATCCTGTTGGTTCTTCTAACCTGTTTAATTTATATTGGATATCGTAAATGCAAGAAAG CAGGTGACAAAGGCAACTTTGACAACACAATATATGCTCTTCCTGTG gtaAATGAtcaaactgaaacactgaataaaacagaTGAAGATGAAGCTTGTTCCCCAACCACCACCTACAGCGTAGTGGGAATTTCTACAAGTAAGGCAGCCACCAAGACTAGAGACAATGACCAACCACAGAGTGTGTATTCACTGATAAAGGCTGTGTGA
- the LOC111608944 gene encoding SLAM family member 6-like, whose translation MAAVVLLFLISLLDSVEGVENRFVKSGSNLLLEAKTTDLGENEEFIWKFNNTINLVKFRHGVDPFIKYVQRTVFSTQNYSLLLRNMQHSDTGNYKEIISGLEDKIVAEYTVIVQDPVSPVNLIVTPSDPSYCNFTATCRIKDSQISGSFQCENKTCRLVDQTHLKVSSLNVYVKESSIICNHSNQVSWEKDVKNVSSFCENLPVYNRTIVINVVRITLAAILVVICTLTAVVRKCKRKRKPEQTSHEFQE comes from the exons GTGTTGAAAATCGGTTTGTGAAGTCTGGATCGAACCTTCTACTGGAAGCAAAGACAACTGACTTAGGAGAAAATGAAGAGTTTATTTGGAAGTTTAACAACACTATCAATCTTGTAAAATTCAGACATGGCGTGGATCCTTTCATCAAATATGTACAAAGAACAGTTTTTTCTACACAAAATTACTCTTTGCTATTGAGAAATATGCAACACAGTGACACTGGAAACTATAAGGAAATAATAAGTGGATTAGAAGACAAAATTGTAGCTGAATACACAGTCATTGTCCAAG ATCCAGTGTCTCCAGTGAATTTAATAGTGACCCCCAGTGACCCCAGCTACTGTAACTTCACTGCAACATGTAGAATAAAGGATTCTCAAATTAGTGGATCTTTtcaatgtgaaaataaaacctgccGTTTAGTGGACCAAACACACCTGAAGGTCTCATCTCTGAATGTGTATGTAAAGGAAAGCTCCATCATCTGTAACCATAGCAACCAAGTGAGCTGGGAAAAGGATGTAAAGAATGTTTCATCTTTCTGTGAAAATCTACCAG tttacaaTAGAACCATTGTAATCAACGTTGTAAGAATAACCTTGGCTGCAATTCTGGTTGTAATTTGCACTTTAACTGCTGTTGTAAGAAAAT gtaaaagaaaaaggaaaccaGAGCAAACGTCACATGAGTTTCAAGAG TGA